The following are encoded together in the Streptomyces sp. NBC_00341 genome:
- the casB gene encoding type I-E CRISPR-associated protein Cse2/CasB, whose product MSADQRGSGASTDAPAPAPVQKEPPSAAALINETVHSHVSRLQWGYREDRSEAVATVARIRRGAGKPAGEIPDLWGLIGAEALYVRGWREEDAERAESAVHMAVTLWALHQQGHHTADMHIKDGPGLGKAVRKLMPDAAMDEPIRKRFVRAGTATSIDALATRLRELVLLLRRDDIAMDYGKLASQLYAWQWPGGRAEVHRAWGRSFHSHGPVKPEEDAP is encoded by the coding sequence GTGAGCGCGGACCAACGAGGGAGCGGCGCGTCGACCGACGCCCCCGCCCCCGCCCCCGTACAGAAAGAACCCCCGTCCGCCGCAGCCCTGATCAACGAGACGGTGCACTCCCATGTCTCACGCCTGCAGTGGGGATACCGGGAGGACCGCTCGGAGGCTGTCGCCACCGTGGCACGCATCAGGCGGGGTGCCGGGAAGCCGGCCGGTGAGATCCCTGATCTCTGGGGTCTCATCGGGGCCGAAGCACTGTACGTACGAGGATGGCGCGAGGAGGACGCGGAGCGTGCCGAGAGCGCGGTCCACATGGCCGTCACCCTGTGGGCACTGCATCAACAGGGGCACCACACGGCGGACATGCACATCAAGGACGGCCCTGGCCTCGGCAAGGCCGTCCGCAAGCTGATGCCCGACGCCGCGATGGACGAGCCCATCCGCAAGCGGTTCGTACGCGCCGGCACAGCGACGTCCATCGACGCCCTGGCCACGCGCCTGCGCGAACTCGTACTGCTGCTGCGGCGCGACGACATCGCCATGGACTACGGGAAGTTGGCCTCGCAGCTGTACGCCTGGCAGTGGCCGGGAGGCCGGGCCGAGGTGCATCGCGCATGGGGTCGGAGCTTCCACTCGCACGGGCCGGTCAAGCCCGAGGAAGACGCCCCGTAA